One segment of Heliomicrobium gestii DNA contains the following:
- a CDS encoding 5-bromo-4-chloroindolyl phosphate hydrolysis family protein: protein MKEILITTLRVFLSSSIALTAFLVTYLFNGLDLAPALGLGVVAYWLTSKGIARRFALPAAQHQLIDGADPHYQEKSYKEARRKWKVIGRYRFQVRSLSVWLKVARLYKIAEQILDITGKDLRQMNKAQAFFNHYLDATLTILEKYTLLSKQPISSDEIREAMQKINVGLEDLIRAYEEELNHLIAKDLLELDVEVNVLKQALDSKGEKK from the coding sequence GTGAAAGAAATATTGATAACCACACTGCGCGTCTTCCTCTCCAGTTCGATCGCTCTGACGGCCTTTTTGGTCACCTATCTGTTCAACGGGTTGGACCTGGCGCCGGCCCTGGGCCTTGGCGTCGTCGCCTATTGGTTGACATCAAAAGGGATCGCGCGCCGATTTGCCTTGCCTGCCGCGCAGCATCAGCTGATCGACGGGGCCGATCCCCATTACCAGGAAAAGAGCTATAAGGAAGCCCGTCGCAAGTGGAAAGTCATCGGGCGCTACCGCTTTCAGGTTCGCTCCCTGTCCGTTTGGCTCAAGGTGGCCCGCCTCTATAAAATCGCCGAACAGATCCTGGACATCACAGGGAAAGACCTCCGCCAGATGAATAAAGCGCAGGCCTTCTTCAACCATTACCTGGACGCCACCCTCACGATCCTGGAGAAATACACACTCCTGTCCAAACAACCCATTTCCAGCGATGAGATTCGTGAGGCGATGCAGAAGATCAACGTCGGATTGGAAGACCTGATTCGCGCCTACGAAGAAGAGCTGAACCATCTTATCGCCAAAGATTTGCTCGAACTGGATGTGGAAGTGAACGTCTTGAAACAGGCCCTTGATTCGAAAGGAGAGAAAAAATGA
- a CDS encoding toxic anion resistance protein produces MTSPNPTDPFAIPGPFDQAPAPLTPDPLPVAPFLTNPAPLGAPGLTPNLSSAPSAAPLTGKPPEAPAVTVAALPVDQQPKALALAKQIDAKNPQTLLQYGLPIQSELSRFADNILDHVRTKDAGPVGEIIGSLMVKLKEANPDDLQESQGGFFTKFFGSAKRSAEKVLARYQTLSTEIDQISQQLDKARLQLLRDVTLLEALFQKNREYFNELNIYIAAAQHKLEELRTQTIPQLQQRALASNDTAAVQELNDHLQFVDRLEKKVHDLLISRAVTLQTAPQIRLIQNNDHVLVEKIQSSIVTTIPLWKNQIVLTLTLQRQQTALAMQRQVTDTTNELLLRNSEMLKTNTIGVARENERGIVDMETLKKSQENLMDTLEETLKIQQEGRIKRREAETELARLEQDLKNRMAAMVTGGYRPK; encoded by the coding sequence ATGACCAGCCCGAATCCGACCGATCCCTTCGCCATTCCGGGACCCTTTGATCAGGCGCCTGCGCCGCTGACGCCTGATCCCCTTCCGGTCGCTCCTTTCCTGACGAATCCTGCGCCGCTGGGAGCGCCCGGTCTGACGCCCAACCTGTCTTCCGCGCCGTCCGCAGCGCCCCTAACGGGAAAGCCGCCCGAAGCGCCGGCAGTGACGGTGGCCGCCCTGCCGGTCGATCAGCAGCCAAAAGCCCTGGCCTTGGCCAAACAAATTGACGCCAAAAACCCGCAGACCCTGTTGCAATACGGCTTGCCGATCCAGTCGGAGCTTTCCCGCTTTGCCGACAACATCCTCGATCACGTTCGGACGAAAGACGCCGGCCCCGTCGGGGAGATCATCGGCAGCCTGATGGTGAAGCTCAAGGAAGCCAACCCCGACGATCTGCAGGAATCGCAAGGCGGTTTTTTTACGAAGTTCTTCGGCTCGGCCAAACGTTCCGCCGAAAAGGTTCTGGCCCGTTACCAGACCTTGAGCACAGAGATCGACCAGATCAGCCAGCAACTGGACAAAGCGCGCCTCCAACTCCTCCGAGATGTCACCTTGCTGGAAGCCTTGTTCCAAAAGAACCGGGAGTACTTCAACGAACTGAACATTTACATCGCCGCCGCCCAGCACAAGCTGGAGGAACTACGCACCCAGACCATCCCCCAATTGCAACAGCGAGCTCTCGCCAGCAACGACACCGCCGCCGTGCAGGAGTTGAATGATCACCTCCAATTTGTCGACCGGCTGGAAAAAAAGGTGCACGACCTGTTGATCAGCCGCGCTGTCACCTTGCAGACAGCGCCGCAGATCCGCCTGATCCAAAACAACGATCACGTGCTGGTGGAAAAGATCCAATCGTCCATTGTGACAACGATTCCCCTGTGGAAAAACCAGATCGTCCTCACATTGACCTTGCAACGGCAGCAAACAGCCCTGGCGATGCAGCGCCAAGTCACCGACACGACGAACGAACTGCTCCTGCGCAACTCGGAGATGCTCAAAACCAATACCATCGGTGTGGCCCGGGAGAACGAGCGGGGCATCGTCGACATGGAAACCTTGAAAAAATCGCAGGAGAACTTGATGGACACGCTGGAAGAAACCTTGAAAATCCAGCAGGAAGGCCGCATCAAACGCCGCGAAGCCGAGACAGAACTGGCCCGCCTGGAGCAGGATTTGAAAAATCGCATGGCCGCCATGGTCACCGGCGGATACCGTCCGAAATAA
- a CDS encoding alkaline phosphatase family protein, which yields MTHKVILVLIDGLHYGTACSQMGYLHHLVENHLAARLLIRSELPSLSRPLYEVLLTGTPPSVNGITCNHFQGMSSQESLFHLTRRQGLRNGAAAFYWISELYNRYPFDRKNDRFQGFDQEAFLPIQHGCFYHDEAYPDSHVFADGELLRRLFDPAFLLIHPMGVDHAGHLFGADSKEYRGQVIQMDGLLAEYAPRWLSEGYQVLVTSDHGMNRDGCHGGTGPDERQVPLFAIGSAFRAGRWEEAKSQLIIAPLLCTLLGIAPADGMMPLRQSDLDFMR from the coding sequence TTGACACATAAAGTCATCCTGGTGCTGATCGACGGTCTCCATTATGGGACAGCCTGCAGCCAGATGGGCTATCTTCACCATCTGGTCGAGAACCATCTCGCCGCTCGCCTGTTGATTCGCTCCGAATTGCCCAGCCTGTCGCGCCCCCTCTATGAGGTGCTGCTGACCGGCACGCCGCCGTCGGTCAACGGGATCACCTGCAACCACTTTCAGGGCATGTCCAGCCAGGAGAGCCTCTTTCACTTGACCCGCCGGCAGGGACTGCGCAACGGAGCGGCGGCCTTTTATTGGATCAGCGAGTTGTACAACCGGTATCCCTTTGATCGAAAAAACGACCGGTTTCAGGGGTTTGATCAGGAAGCCTTTCTCCCGATCCAGCACGGTTGCTTTTACCATGACGAGGCCTATCCCGATTCCCACGTCTTTGCCGATGGCGAGTTGCTGCGGCGCTTGTTTGATCCCGCCTTTCTGCTGATCCATCCCATGGGGGTAGACCATGCAGGACACTTGTTCGGCGCCGACTCGAAGGAGTACCGCGGCCAGGTGATTCAGATGGACGGTCTGCTGGCCGAGTATGCGCCTCGTTGGCTGAGCGAAGGCTACCAGGTTCTGGTCACGTCCGATCACGGCATGAACCGCGACGGCTGCCACGGCGGCACCGGTCCTGACGAACGCCAGGTGCCCCTCTTCGCCATCGGTTCAGCCTTCCGGGCGGGACGATGGGAGGAAGCAAAGTCCCAGTTGATCATCGCGCCGCTGCTCTGCACACTCCTTGGCATCGCGCCGGCCGATGGGATGATGCCGTTGAGGCAGAGCGATTTGGATTTTATGCGCTGA
- a CDS encoding ABC transporter ATP-binding protein, with amino-acid sequence MKGINKRFADQVALRNISLTVEKGEFLTLLGPSGCGKSTLLRVLSGFLPKESGQIWVDGKEISRLPANRRDMGFVFQSYALFPNMSVFENVAFGLKMRNIGKEERRARVEQMLHTVGLGALGHRMPHELSGGQQQRVALARALAPEPSVLLLDEPFSALDAKIRLSMRQFIRELQNELAITTVFVTHDQEEALSISDRIALMREGRIEQVGLPVDLYSRPATTFAAEFIGTTNLFPIARVQENRVYVPFPLVLDRPVPPEICCLAVRPEQIRMALPEPEATESDGADRSSENTGAPSSSRCDALTGTIRSRILLGSLMRYRVQVQDHMITVDQLYDPHQAERYGEGTRVHLQIDPASCVFLAEAKNEVSHC; translated from the coding sequence TTGAAGGGCATCAACAAACGCTTTGCCGATCAGGTCGCCCTGCGTAACATCTCCTTGACGGTGGAAAAAGGCGAGTTTCTCACCCTGCTGGGACCGAGCGGCTGTGGCAAGAGCACGCTCCTGCGGGTCCTGTCGGGATTTTTACCGAAAGAGAGCGGCCAAATCTGGGTCGACGGCAAGGAAATCAGCCGTCTGCCGGCGAACCGCCGGGACATGGGCTTCGTCTTCCAGTCCTACGCCCTGTTTCCCAATATGAGCGTCTTCGAAAATGTGGCCTTTGGGTTGAAGATGCGAAATATCGGCAAGGAGGAACGACGGGCGCGGGTGGAACAGATGCTGCACACAGTCGGTCTGGGCGCTCTGGGGCACCGCATGCCCCATGAACTGTCGGGCGGCCAGCAGCAACGGGTCGCCCTGGCCCGCGCCCTGGCGCCGGAACCGAGCGTGTTGCTGCTTGACGAGCCTTTCAGCGCCCTGGACGCAAAAATCCGCCTGTCCATGCGCCAGTTCATCCGGGAACTGCAAAATGAGTTGGCGATCACGACCGTCTTCGTCACCCATGATCAGGAAGAGGCCCTCTCCATCTCCGACCGGATCGCCCTGATGAGGGAAGGCCGCATCGAACAGGTGGGCCTGCCGGTAGACCTGTACAGCCGCCCTGCTACAACCTTCGCCGCTGAGTTCATCGGCACGACCAACCTGTTCCCCATCGCGCGGGTGCAGGAAAACCGCGTCTATGTCCCCTTTCCGCTGGTGTTGGACCGGCCCGTTCCGCCGGAGATCTGCTGCCTCGCCGTCCGCCCGGAACAGATCCGCATGGCTCTGCCGGAGCCGGAGGCTACCGAATCGGATGGCGCCGATCGCTCCAGTGAAAATACCGGCGCTCCTTCCAGCAGTCGCTGCGACGCCCTGACCGGAACGATACGTTCGCGGATCCTTCTCGGCAGCTTGATGCGCTACCGGGTGCAGGTCCAGGATCATATGATCACCGTGGACCAGTTGTATGACCCGCATCAGGCCGAGAGATATGGCGAAGGCACACGGGTTCATTTACAGATCGATCCGGCCAGTTGCGTGTTCCTAGCGGAGGCGAAAAACGAGGTGAGCCATTGTTGA
- a CDS encoding ABC transporter permease, producing the protein MAANKDWRPRIVLAAIVGYLLLPLAATLLFSVAQEWQTTILPKGYTLEWYRLLFQNDHFIEALGRSFGVSALATIIGLIVIVPAVLVTVIYFPRLEGVLKFLSTLPFSFPPVILAVGLLELYSHKPFVLTGSIYILLGAYFVLLLPYVYQATVNSFRAIDAPTLLNAAESLGASRLQAFWHVVLPNLAPGLTVAALLSFSVLFGEFVLANLLVGSGFQTVQLFLYKMSWENGHLSSAIVSLYTLFILLVTLAIVSIQTARGKSKMNVKTVEEENPPELHRVEGHQQTLCRSGRPA; encoded by the coding sequence ATGGCGGCAAATAAGGACTGGCGGCCCCGGATCGTCCTGGCCGCCATCGTGGGCTATCTTCTGTTGCCCTTGGCGGCGACGCTCCTGTTTTCTGTCGCCCAGGAATGGCAGACAACCATCCTACCGAAGGGCTACACCCTCGAATGGTACCGCCTGCTTTTTCAGAACGACCACTTCATCGAAGCCCTGGGGCGCAGTTTTGGTGTCAGCGCCCTGGCGACAATCATCGGCTTGATCGTCATCGTTCCCGCCGTGCTTGTCACTGTCATCTATTTTCCCCGGCTGGAAGGGGTGCTGAAGTTTCTCTCCACCCTCCCCTTCTCCTTCCCCCCCGTCATATTGGCGGTAGGCCTCCTGGAGTTATACAGCCACAAGCCCTTCGTGCTGACAGGCTCCATCTACATCCTCCTGGGCGCCTACTTCGTACTCCTGCTGCCCTACGTCTATCAGGCCACAGTAAACAGCTTTCGGGCCATCGACGCGCCGACCCTGTTGAACGCCGCCGAGAGCCTGGGCGCCTCACGCCTTCAGGCCTTCTGGCACGTGGTGCTGCCGAACCTTGCCCCCGGCTTGACGGTGGCCGCCCTGCTCTCGTTTTCGGTGCTTTTCGGCGAATTCGTGCTGGCCAATCTGCTCGTCGGATCCGGCTTCCAGACAGTCCAGCTCTTTCTCTATAAGATGAGTTGGGAAAACGGCCATCTCTCCAGCGCTATCGTGTCCCTCTACACCCTGTTCATCCTCTTGGTCACCTTGGCCATCGTGTCCATTCAGACTGCCAGAGGAAAATCCAAAATGAACGTGAAAACGGTCGAGGAGGAGAACCCCCCTGAGTTACATCGAGTTGAAGGGCATCAACAAACGCTTTGCCGATCAGGTCGCCCTGCGTAA
- a CDS encoding ABC transporter permease, producing the protein MSMQRAMNRNTDRLPSTSPPSALRRGGLWLPLLPFFLFVIAFELLPFLRMACLSIESPRGYSLIHYVELFQQKFFLIALGNSISLSLACSVIGLLIGMIGAHALTLLGEDGRDRLLVLINSTSNFAGVPLAFAYIVLLGTNGLLTLGLNALGFPLYDHFSLYSWSGLMLVYVYFQAPLAILLLYPAFAGLRDDWRDAVHSLGGSARHYWLYVGLPNILPSLAGAFSILFANAMGAYATAYALTSGNYSLAPLRIGNLIAGNVELNPNLAAAIAVTIGALLIAAMAVNHWTAHWVQRRMQHGGK; encoded by the coding sequence ATGTCCATGCAACGCGCCATGAATAGGAACACCGACAGGCTCCCATCGACATCCCCACCCTCGGCGTTGAGAAGAGGCGGTCTCTGGCTGCCTCTTCTCCCCTTTTTCCTTTTCGTGATCGCCTTTGAACTGCTGCCCTTTTTGCGGATGGCCTGCTTGAGCATCGAGTCACCCAGGGGGTACTCCCTGATCCATTACGTCGAACTGTTTCAACAGAAGTTTTTCCTCATCGCCCTGGGAAACAGCATCAGCCTGTCCTTGGCCTGCAGCGTCATCGGCCTCTTGATCGGCATGATCGGCGCCCACGCCCTCACCCTCCTCGGAGAGGATGGGCGCGATCGCCTGCTCGTGCTGATCAACTCCACCTCCAACTTCGCCGGCGTGCCCCTCGCCTTCGCCTATATCGTCCTGCTGGGGACCAACGGCCTGCTCACCCTGGGCCTCAACGCCCTCGGTTTTCCCCTCTACGACCACTTCAGCCTCTACAGTTGGTCCGGTTTGATGCTGGTCTACGTCTATTTCCAGGCGCCGCTGGCCATCCTGCTCCTTTACCCGGCCTTTGCCGGACTGCGCGACGACTGGCGCGACGCCGTCCACAGCCTGGGCGGCAGCGCCCGCCACTACTGGCTCTATGTGGGGCTGCCGAACATCCTCCCCTCTCTGGCCGGCGCCTTCAGCATCCTCTTCGCCAACGCCATGGGCGCCTACGCGACAGCCTATGCCCTGACGAGCGGCAACTACAGCCTCGCGCCGCTGCGCATCGGCAATCTGATCGCCGGCAATGTGGAACTGAACCCCAACCTGGCCGCCGCTATCGCCGTCACCATAGGGGCGCTGCTGATCGCCGCCATGGCTGTCAACCACTGGACAGCGCACTGGGTGCAAAGGAGGATGCAACATGGCGGCAAATAA
- a CDS encoding ABC transporter substrate-binding protein has protein sequence MNLWKKGTGLLMALTLTGAALAGCGGPAKETSSQSTAPAATSEFKMLEGDALKGAIQKEGKIISYGMPDSWANWKESWEVFSGKYGVIHTDTDMSSAEEIAKFKAEKDNPVADLGDIGIGFGAKAKAEGVSAAYKNKYWNEIPDWAKDPDGNWCVWYTGSTSFLVNTKLVKNVPTSWADLLKPEYKGQVVLGDPTKANQAMMGVLSAAFANGGDESNIQPGIEFLAKLAKAGNLKPIDLSVANIQKGEVPIAVLNDFNALGYKDQLKMDELKVVIPSDGSAISAYVCMINKVAPHPYAARAMVDHILSDEGQILLAKGFARPIRDVKLPADVQAKLLPKEAYKASRPIKDFATWEKTTKDLPRLWQEQVLTQMQ, from the coding sequence ATGAATCTCTGGAAAAAAGGGACCGGTCTTCTCATGGCCCTGACACTGACCGGCGCCGCCCTGGCCGGTTGCGGCGGTCCGGCCAAAGAGACCTCCAGCCAATCGACAGCCCCCGCTGCCACCAGCGAATTCAAGATGCTCGAAGGGGATGCGCTCAAAGGGGCGATCCAAAAAGAAGGCAAGATCATCTCTTACGGCATGCCTGACTCCTGGGCCAACTGGAAAGAGAGCTGGGAGGTCTTCTCGGGCAAGTACGGCGTCATCCACACCGATACAGACATGTCCAGCGCCGAGGAGATCGCCAAGTTCAAGGCGGAAAAAGACAACCCGGTGGCCGACCTGGGCGACATCGGCATCGGCTTCGGCGCCAAGGCAAAAGCGGAAGGCGTCTCGGCTGCCTACAAAAACAAGTACTGGAATGAGATCCCCGATTGGGCGAAAGACCCCGACGGCAACTGGTGTGTCTGGTACACGGGCTCGACGAGCTTCCTCGTCAATACGAAGCTGGTCAAAAATGTGCCCACCTCCTGGGCCGATCTGTTGAAGCCCGAGTACAAGGGCCAGGTGGTGCTGGGCGATCCCACGAAAGCCAATCAGGCCATGATGGGCGTCCTGTCGGCGGCCTTCGCCAATGGCGGCGATGAAAGCAACATCCAGCCAGGCATCGAATTCCTCGCCAAACTGGCCAAAGCGGGCAACCTCAAGCCCATCGACCTGTCTGTGGCGAACATCCAAAAAGGCGAAGTCCCCATCGCCGTGTTGAACGATTTCAACGCCCTGGGGTATAAGGATCAACTGAAGATGGATGAGTTGAAGGTCGTCATCCCCTCCGACGGTTCGGCCATCTCCGCCTACGTGTGCATGATCAACAAGGTCGCCCCCCATCCCTACGCGGCCCGGGCCATGGTGGACCACATCCTCAGCGATGAGGGACAGATCCTGCTGGCCAAAGGCTTCGCCCGGCCGATCCGCGACGTGAAACTGCCCGCCGATGTACAGGCCAAACTGCTGCCGAAGGAAGCCTACAAGGCCTCCCGGCCGATCAAAGACTTTGCCACCTGGGAAAAGACGACGAAGGATTTGCCCCGTTTGTGGCAGGAACAAGTCCTCACCCAGATGCAGTAA
- a CDS encoding nitrite reductase, with protein sequence MGKAIFKQRNGVLGVGIITPCGFITPEQLLGLGKLLPEVGAVGSKLTTRQTLLVLLPEENLERFTTGLRTLGLELGGFGDIVRNVKGCPGSPALCHRSLSDVFELAVEIQGKFSNQPTPHDFKISVAGCHRGCTDPHCADFGVTAVGQNDFDIYLGGRGGSRNPVHAQRAYQKVSREAVFTILEHVLQTYRQLAEEKERLCLTIRRVGMEPFILPADKLPKAGEEANDFLDFLND encoded by the coding sequence ATGGGAAAAGCCATTTTCAAACAGCGCAACGGCGTTCTCGGCGTCGGGATCATCACCCCCTGCGGATTTATCACACCGGAGCAGTTGTTGGGGCTGGGCAAGTTATTGCCGGAAGTGGGGGCCGTCGGCAGCAAACTGACGACCCGGCAGACCCTGCTGGTTTTGCTCCCGGAAGAGAATCTGGAACGGTTCACCACAGGGTTGCGCACCCTCGGCTTGGAACTGGGCGGCTTCGGCGACATCGTCCGCAACGTCAAAGGCTGTCCCGGCAGCCCTGCCCTCTGTCACCGCAGCCTCAGCGATGTCTTTGAACTGGCTGTGGAGATCCAGGGCAAATTCAGCAACCAGCCGACACCCCATGACTTCAAGATCAGCGTCGCCGGCTGCCACCGGGGATGCACCGACCCGCACTGCGCCGATTTCGGAGTCACCGCCGTAGGCCAGAACGACTTTGACATCTATCTCGGCGGTCGGGGCGGCAGCCGCAACCCGGTCCATGCCCAGCGAGCCTACCAAAAAGTCTCCCGCGAGGCAGTCTTCACCATCCTGGAACATGTGCTGCAAACCTACCGCCAGTTGGCCGAAGAGAAAGAGCGCCTCTGCCTGACGATCCGCCGCGTCGGCATGGAACCTTTCATCCTCCCTGCTGACAAGCTGCCCAAAGCGGGAGAAGAAGCCAACGATTTTCTCGATTTCCTGAACGACTGA
- the hepT gene encoding type VII toxin-antitoxin system HepT family RNase toxin translates to MEYEHRANSHNRDIFAVLAESGVIAETHLANLKKMAQFRNLLVHDYARIDPEIIYAVLYNGLNDIEMFFTEIKERFLPY, encoded by the coding sequence ATGGAGTATGAACATAGAGCGAACAGCCACAATAGGGATATTTTCGCAGTGCTCGCTGAAAGTGGAGTGATTGCAGAGACGCATCTGGCGAATCTAAAAAAAATGGCGCAGTTTAGAAACTTGTTGGTTCATGACTATGCTCGGATTGATCCTGAGATAATATATGCAGTCTTATACAACGGGCTAAACGATATTGAAATGTTCTTTACGGAGATAAAGGAGAGATTTTTGCCGTACTGA